The DNA window GGTCGAGATCGTCGGTCGCGCCAACCTTGGCACCATGCAACTCCGACCCACCCACGAAGAGGTGAACAACAGAAGTTACAGGAGAGAATCCCGAGCGCTCAACCTGCGAAAGATGAGGAGAGAACAGCATCCGGTCCTCACAGATACCAGGGGATGTTCACCACGACGACCCGCTGCTTCGCCTTCAGCAGCAGCAGCAGCTTCAGCAACTGCACTCTCTGCCCGTGCAGCGCGTTCTCCCACCAGTGCCGAACCACGAGTTCGGGCAGCAGCACAGCGATCTTGCGATCCGGATTGTCCTGTTCGAGCTTCAGGATGTACTCCATCAGCGGCGCAATGATGAACCTATAGGACGAAGCAATCCGCACCAACTCCGGCTCCTGCATATTGTGTGCCTTCAAGGGACCAAGCACCATCTCGTCCCAGCAGTCCGCAAGTTCGTCGGGATCGTCTTCGGAGTGCACATGCACCACCTTGATCTCCTTCGACAGCAGCAGCGCAAAGCGGAGCGCCTTCTCCGTAATCCGGTCCCAGTGCGCCATCGGAATGACGACGATGGGCTGAGTCAGGTTCTCCAGGTTGATGGGCGAACGGTCGATCATCTCGGCGTGGACACGGGTGTAGTGCTTCTTCACGCTGTACATGATGAGGATCAGCGTCGGTACCAGCAGTGCCGTCACCCAGGCTCCGGCCATGAACTTCGACGCCAGCACGACCAGCGTGGTCAGTCCCGTCGCCAATGCCCCGAGGCCGTTGACGAACATATGCCAGATTCGGCCGCCCTTGTGTTCGCCATGCTGGTTCTTCCAGTGGATGACCATGCCGGCCTGCGAGAGCGTAAACGCAAGAAACGCTCCAATCGCATACAGCGGGATCAGCCTGTCGGTTACACCGTCGAAGAGGATCAGGATGACCGCCGTAAAGCCCGTCAACGCATAGATGCCGTGCGAGAACAGCAGCCGCCGACCGCGCAGGATGAAGACATGGGGCAGATAGTCGTGAATCGCAATTGCCCGGGTCAGCCGCGGAAAGTCTGCGAAGGCGGTATTCGCGCTCAGCGCCAGTGCGAGGAAGACGCTGCCCATCGTGGAGTAGTAGAACCATCCCCGTCCGAAGACCGCCGCTACCAGCAGGCTGAGCAGGCTCTGAAACTGCGGATCGGTCGGCTCCATCGCCATGATGCCGTACATCTTCGCCAGCCACGCCGTACCGAACAGCAGCACGATCAGAATCATGATGATGACGGTCAGCGTGATCTGGGCCTTCTTGGCTCGCGGCTCGCCGAACGCCATCACGCCGTTCGACACAGCCTCGACGCCCGTCATCGCCGCGCAGCCGCTGGAGAAGGCCTTCATCAGCAGCCAGATCATTGCCAGCCCGACGATATGGCCGACAGCAGCCGTGGGTGGAGGCAATGCCCCCTTCGCCACTGGATGGAAGTCGCTTGTGACTGTCTTGAAGACACCCACGCCAATCGTTATCAGCAGCGTCGAGATGAACAGCAGGGTCGGCAACATAAACGCCGTGCCTGTATCCTTCACGCCGCGCATGTTCACCAGCGCCAGGACCGCGAGAATGAACAGGCAGAGCAGCAGCGTATGCGGGGCGAGCGCGGGAATTGCCGAAGTCACCGCGGTCACACCGGCAGAGATACCCACCGCAGCCGTCAGGATGTAGTCGATCATCAGCGCCGCTGCGGCAAGCAGCCCGGCTTTCTCGCCCAGGTTCTCGCTCGCTACCGTATAGCTGCCGCCGCCGTTCGGGTACGCCGCAATCGTCTGCCGGTAGCTGAAGAAGACGATCACCAGCAAGGTCAGGATGGCCGAGATGATCGGAACAATGAAATGTACACCCGCAAGCCCAAGCGGAATCAGCAGCGCCATCGCCGCTTCGGGACCGTATGCCGCGCTGGTCAGGGCATCTAGACCAAAGATTGGGATGCCGGCCGCGACGCCAATGTGTTCACCGCGCTCTTCGCTTGTTGCCAGGGGTTTGCCAAAAACTACGTCACTAATTGCCATATCGATTGTTATGGTATCCGGTCTGTCAACGATCTCAACCCGCCAGCCGCCGGAAACTTACGCAATCTTTACGACTTCTTTCATCCGGCGATATCTCGGCTGGGGTAGACGTTCACCGCGACA is part of the Granulicella aggregans genome and encodes:
- a CDS encoding APC family permease gives rise to the protein MAISDVVFGKPLATSEERGEHIGVAAGIPIFGLDALTSAAYGPEAAMALLIPLGLAGVHFIVPIISAILTLLVIVFFSYRQTIAAYPNGGGSYTVASENLGEKAGLLAAAALMIDYILTAAVGISAGVTAVTSAIPALAPHTLLLCLFILAVLALVNMRGVKDTGTAFMLPTLLFISTLLITIGVGVFKTVTSDFHPVAKGALPPPTAAVGHIVGLAMIWLLMKAFSSGCAAMTGVEAVSNGVMAFGEPRAKKAQITLTVIIMILIVLLFGTAWLAKMYGIMAMEPTDPQFQSLLSLLVAAVFGRGWFYYSTMGSVFLALALSANTAFADFPRLTRAIAIHDYLPHVFILRGRRLLFSHGIYALTGFTAVILILFDGVTDRLIPLYAIGAFLAFTLSQAGMVIHWKNQHGEHKGGRIWHMFVNGLGALATGLTTLVVLASKFMAGAWVTALLVPTLILIMYSVKKHYTRVHAEMIDRSPINLENLTQPIVVIPMAHWDRITEKALRFALLLSKEIKVVHVHSEDDPDELADCWDEMVLGPLKAHNMQEPELVRIASSYRFIIAPLMEYILKLEQDNPDRKIAVLLPELVVRHWWENALHGQRVQLLKLLLLLKAKQRVVVVNIPWYL